A genomic stretch from Pseudomonas alkylphenolica includes:
- a CDS encoding DUF2970 domain-containing protein has product MDDPAQGKPPTFWQMLQSILAAAFGVQSGKNRARDFTYGKASHFIALGTVFTLIFILVLVGLVQLAMHLTAR; this is encoded by the coding sequence ATGGACGACCCAGCCCAAGGCAAACCCCCAACTTTCTGGCAGATGCTGCAAAGCATTCTGGCGGCGGCGTTCGGCGTGCAAAGCGGCAAGAACCGCGCCCGCGACTTCACCTACGGCAAGGCCAGCCATTTCATTGCGCTGGGCACCGTCTTCACCTTGATCTTCATTCTGGTACTGGTGGGGCTGGTGCAACTGGCCATGCACCTCACCGCGCGCTGA
- the metH gene encoding methionine synthase codes for MSDRSARFQALQQALKERILILDGGMGTMIQSYRLEEHDYRGTRFADWPSDVKGNNDLLLLSRPDVIAAIEKAYLDAGADILETNTFNATQISQADYGMEALVYELNVQGARIARQVADAKTLETPDKPRFVAGVLGPTSRTCSISPDVNDPGYRNVTFDLLVENYIEATRGLIEGGADLILIETIFDTLNAKAAIFAVQQVFEEDGVELPIMISGTITDASGRTLSGQTTEAFWNSVRHANPISVGLNCALGAKDLRPYLEELSDKAGTHVSAHPNAGLPNAFGEYDETPAEMAVVVEEFAASGFLNIIGGCCGTTPGHIRAIAEAVAKHPPRAIPDIPKACRLSGLEPFTIDRNSLFVNVGERTNITGSAKFARLIREENYTEALEVALQQVEAGAQVIDINMDEGMLDSQAAMVKFLNLIAGEPDISRVPIMIDSSKWEVIEAGLKCIQGKGIVNSISMKEGVEAFKHHAKLCKRYGAAVVVMAFDEVGQADTAARKREICKRSYDILVNEVGFPPEDIIFDPNIFAVATGIEEHNNYAVDFIEACAYIRDHLPYALSSGGVSNVSFSFRGNNPVREAIHSVFLYHAIQNGLTMGIVNAGQLEIYDEIPPALREKVEDVVLNRTPEGTDALLAIADDYKGGGAVKEVENEEWRSLPVGKRLEHALVKGITAFIVEDTEECRQQCARPIEVIEGPLMSGMNVVGDLFGAGKMFLPQVVKSARVMKQAVAHLIPFIELEKGDKPEAKGKILMATVKGDVHDIGKNIVGVVLGCNGYDIVDLGVMVPAEKILQTAREQKCDIIGLSGLITPSLDEMVHVAREMQRQDFHLPLMIGGATTSKAHTAVKIEPKYSNDAVVYVTDASRAVGVATQLLSKELKPGFVEKTRLDYIEVRERTANRSARTERLSYEQSIAAKPKYDWAGYQPAVPSFTGVKVLENIDLKVLAEYIDWTPFFISWDLAGKYPRILTDEVVGEAATALFKDAQEMLAKLIDEKLISARAVFGFWPANQVNHDDIEVYGADGQPLAQLHHLRQQTIKPDNKPNFSLADFVAPKETGITDYVGGFITTAGIGAEEVAKAYQDKGDDYNSIMVKALADRLAEACAEWLHEQVRKDYWGYAKDEHLNNEALIKEQYSGIRPAPGYPACPDHTEKETLFRLLDGTAIGETGPSGVFLTEHFAMFPAAAVSGWYFAHPQAQYFAVGKVDKDQVQSYTARKGQDLSVSERWLAPNLGYDN; via the coding sequence ATGTCTGACCGCAGCGCTCGTTTCCAAGCACTTCAGCAAGCACTCAAAGAGCGCATCCTGATTCTCGATGGCGGCATGGGTACTATGATCCAAAGCTACCGCCTAGAGGAACACGACTATCGTGGCACGCGCTTCGCCGACTGGCCAAGCGATGTCAAAGGCAACAACGACCTGCTGCTGCTCTCGCGCCCGGATGTCATCGCCGCCATCGAGAAGGCCTATCTGGACGCTGGCGCCGATATTCTTGAAACCAACACCTTCAACGCCACACAGATTTCCCAGGCCGACTACGGCATGGAAGCGCTGGTGTATGAGCTGAACGTGCAAGGCGCACGCATCGCCCGCCAGGTCGCCGATGCCAAGACTCTGGAAACCCCGGACAAGCCGCGCTTCGTTGCCGGCGTACTCGGCCCGACCAGCCGTACCTGCTCGATCTCCCCGGACGTCAACGACCCCGGCTACCGCAACGTCACTTTCGACCTGCTGGTAGAAAACTACATCGAGGCTACCCGCGGCCTGATCGAGGGCGGCGCCGACCTGATCCTGATCGAGACCATCTTCGACACCCTCAACGCCAAGGCAGCGATCTTCGCCGTGCAGCAGGTGTTCGAGGAAGACGGCGTCGAATTGCCGATCATGATTTCCGGGACCATCACCGACGCCTCCGGCCGCACCCTGTCCGGGCAGACCACCGAAGCCTTCTGGAACTCGGTGCGGCATGCCAACCCGATCTCGGTGGGCCTGAACTGTGCACTCGGCGCCAAGGATCTGCGCCCGTACCTGGAAGAGTTGTCGGACAAGGCCGGCACCCATGTGTCTGCGCACCCGAACGCCGGCCTGCCAAACGCCTTCGGTGAATACGATGAAACCCCGGCCGAGATGGCCGTGGTGGTCGAGGAGTTCGCCGCCAGCGGTTTCCTCAACATCATCGGCGGTTGCTGCGGCACCACCCCGGGGCACATCCGGGCGATTGCCGAAGCGGTGGCCAAGCACCCGCCACGGGCGATTCCGGACATTCCCAAGGCCTGTCGCCTGTCGGGCCTTGAACCGTTCACCATCGATCGCAACTCGCTGTTCGTCAACGTCGGCGAGCGCACCAACATCACCGGTTCCGCCAAGTTCGCCAGGCTGATCCGTGAAGAGAACTACACCGAAGCACTGGAAGTCGCCCTGCAGCAGGTCGAGGCCGGTGCCCAGGTGATCGACATCAACATGGACGAAGGGATGCTCGATTCCCAGGCGGCCATGGTCAAGTTCCTCAACCTGATCGCCGGTGAGCCGGATATCTCGCGCGTACCGATCATGATCGACTCCTCCAAGTGGGAAGTGATCGAAGCCGGCCTCAAGTGCATCCAGGGCAAGGGCATCGTCAACTCGATCTCGATGAAAGAAGGCGTCGAGGCCTTCAAGCATCACGCCAAACTGTGCAAGCGCTACGGCGCCGCGGTGGTGGTGATGGCTTTCGACGAAGTCGGCCAGGCCGATACCGCCGCACGCAAGCGTGAGATCTGCAAGCGCAGCTACGACATCCTGGTCAACGAAGTCGGCTTCCCGCCGGAAGACATCATCTTCGACCCGAACATCTTCGCCGTGGCCACCGGCATCGAAGAGCACAACAACTACGCCGTCGACTTCATTGAAGCCTGCGCCTACATTCGCGATCACCTGCCCTACGCGCTGAGCTCGGGCGGGGTGTCCAACGTGTCGTTCTCGTTCCGCGGCAACAACCCGGTGCGCGAGGCGATTCACTCGGTGTTCCTCTACCACGCGATCCAGAATGGCCTGACCATGGGTATCGTCAACGCCGGCCAGCTGGAGATCTACGACGAGATCCCGCCTGCCCTGCGCGAGAAGGTCGAGGACGTGGTACTCAACCGCACCCCGGAAGGCACCGATGCCCTGCTGGCGATTGCCGACGACTACAAGGGCGGCGGCGCGGTCAAGGAAGTCGAAAACGAAGAGTGGCGTTCGCTGCCGGTCGGCAAGCGCCTGGAGCATGCGCTGGTCAAAGGCATCACCGCCTTTATCGTCGAAGACACCGAGGAGTGCCGCCAGCAGTGCGCACGTCCTATCGAAGTCATCGAAGGCCCGCTGATGAGCGGCATGAACGTGGTCGGTGACCTGTTCGGCGCCGGCAAGATGTTCCTGCCCCAGGTGGTCAAGTCCGCGCGGGTGATGAAGCAGGCGGTAGCCCACCTGATTCCGTTCATCGAGCTGGAAAAAGGCGACAAGCCCGAAGCCAAGGGCAAGATCCTCATGGCCACGGTCAAAGGCGACGTGCACGACATCGGCAAGAACATCGTCGGCGTGGTGCTCGGTTGCAACGGTTACGACATCGTCGACCTCGGCGTGATGGTCCCGGCCGAGAAGATCCTGCAGACCGCCCGCGAGCAGAAGTGCGACATCATTGGCCTGTCCGGCCTGATCACCCCGTCGCTGGACGAGATGGTCCATGTCGCCCGCGAAATGCAGCGCCAGGACTTCCACCTGCCGCTGATGATCGGTGGCGCGACCACCTCCAAGGCGCACACAGCGGTGAAGATCGAGCCCAAGTACAGCAATGACGCGGTGGTCTACGTCACTGACGCCTCGCGTGCAGTGGGCGTTGCCACACAATTGCTGTCCAAGGAACTCAAGCCGGGCTTTGTCGAGAAAACCCGCCTGGATTACATCGAAGTACGCGAGCGCACTGCCAACCGCAGCGCGCGCACCGAACGCCTGAGCTACGAGCAGTCGATTGCGGCCAAGCCGAAATATGACTGGGCCGGTTATCAGCCGGCAGTGCCGAGCTTTACCGGGGTCAAGGTCCTGGAGAACATCGACCTCAAGGTGCTGGCCGAATACATCGACTGGACGCCGTTCTTCATCTCCTGGGACCTGGCCGGCAAGTACCCGCGCATCCTCACCGACGAAGTGGTCGGAGAAGCGGCCACCGCGTTGTTCAAGGATGCCCAGGAAATGCTCGCCAAGCTGATCGACGAGAAGCTGATCAGCGCCCGGGCGGTGTTCGGTTTCTGGCCGGCCAACCAGGTCAACCACGACGACATCGAAGTCTATGGTGCCGACGGCCAGCCGCTGGCCCAGCTCCACCACCTGCGCCAGCAGACCATCAAGCCGGACAACAAGCCGAACTTCTCCCTGGCCGACTTCGTCGCGCCAAAGGAAACCGGCATCACTGACTATGTCGGCGGTTTCATCACCACCGCAGGCATCGGTGCCGAAGAAGTAGCCAAGGCTTACCAGGACAAGGGCGACGACTACAACTCGATCATGGTCAAAGCCCTCGCCGACCGCCTTGCCGAAGCCTGCGCCGAGTGGCTGCACGAACAGGTGCGTAAAGACTACTGGGGTTACGCCAAGGACGAGCACCTGAACAACGAAGCGCTGATCAAGGAGCAGTACTCGGGTATCCGCCCTGCCCCGGGCTACCCGGCCTGCCCGGACCACACCGAGAAGGAAACCCTGTTCCGCCTGCTCGATGGCACCGCCATTGGCGAAACCGGCCCCAGCGGCGTGTTCCTCACCGAGCACTTCGCGATGTTCCCGGCGGCGGCGGTCAGCGGCTGGTACTTCGCTCATCCGCAGGCGCAGTACTTTGCCGTGGGCAAGGTCGACAAGGATCAGGTGCAGAGCTACACCGCGCGTAAAGGCCAGGACCTGAGCGTAAGTGAGCGCTGGTTGGCGCCTAACCTTGGGTATGACAACTAA
- a CDS encoding nitrite/sulfite reductase: MYVYDEYDQRIIEDRVKQFRDQTRRYLAGELSEEEFRPLRLQNGLYIQRFAPMLRVAVPYGQLTSRQTRMLAKIARDYDKGYAHISTRQNVQYNWPALEDIPEILAELATVQMHAIQTSGNCLRNVTTDQFAGVAADEVIDPRPWCEIVRQWTTFHPEFAYLPRKFKIAINGSSSDRAAIEVHDIGLEPVYNAAGELGFRVLVGGGLGRTPVVGAFINEFLPWQDLLSYLDAILRVYNRYGRRDNKYKARIKILVKALTPEVFAEKVEAEMVHLRGGSSTLTEAEVQRVAKHFVDPDYKALDNLDFSELEQQHPGFARWRTRNVLAHKKPGYVAVTLSLKPTGVAPGDLTDKQLDAVADLAERYSFGQLRTSHEQNIILADVEQSQLHALWLELRENGFATPNIGLLTDIICCPGGDFCSLANAKSIPIAESIQRRFDDLDYLFDIGELDLNISGCMNACGHHHVGHIGILGVDKKGEEFYQVSLGGSASRDASLGKILGPSFAQDDMPDVIEKLIDVYVEKRTEDERFIDTYQRIGIDPFKERVYAANH; this comes from the coding sequence ATGTACGTATACGACGAGTACGATCAGCGGATCATCGAGGACCGCGTAAAGCAGTTCCGTGATCAGACCCGCCGCTACCTGGCCGGTGAGCTGAGCGAAGAAGAGTTCCGCCCCCTGCGCCTGCAAAATGGCCTCTATATCCAACGTTTTGCCCCGATGTTGCGGGTCGCCGTGCCTTATGGCCAGCTGACTTCGCGCCAGACTCGGATGCTGGCGAAGATCGCGCGCGACTACGACAAGGGCTATGCCCACATCAGCACCCGGCAGAACGTGCAGTACAACTGGCCTGCCCTGGAAGACATCCCGGAAATTCTGGCTGAGCTGGCCACCGTGCAGATGCACGCGATCCAGACCAGCGGCAACTGCCTGCGCAACGTCACCACCGACCAGTTCGCCGGTGTCGCTGCCGATGAAGTGATCGACCCACGCCCATGGTGTGAGATCGTTCGCCAGTGGACCACCTTCCACCCCGAATTCGCTTACCTGCCACGCAAGTTCAAAATTGCGATCAACGGCTCGAGCAGCGACCGTGCGGCCATCGAAGTGCACGATATCGGCCTGGAGCCGGTGTACAACGCCGCCGGCGAGCTGGGTTTCCGCGTCCTGGTCGGTGGCGGCCTGGGCCGTACCCCGGTGGTCGGTGCCTTCATCAATGAGTTCCTGCCGTGGCAGGACCTGCTCAGCTACCTGGACGCGATCCTGCGGGTTTACAACCGCTATGGCCGTCGCGACAACAAGTACAAGGCGCGGATCAAGATCCTGGTCAAAGCGCTCACGCCTGAAGTCTTCGCCGAGAAGGTCGAGGCCGAAATGGTCCACTTGCGCGGCGGCAGCAGCACGCTGACCGAAGCCGAAGTGCAGCGCGTGGCCAAGCACTTCGTCGACCCGGACTACAAGGCGCTGGACAACCTCGACTTCAGCGAACTCGAGCAACAGCACCCAGGCTTCGCCCGCTGGCGCACCCGCAACGTCCTGGCGCACAAAAAGCCGGGCTACGTTGCCGTGACCCTGTCGCTCAAGCCTACCGGCGTCGCCCCTGGCGACCTGACCGACAAACAGCTCGATGCCGTCGCCGATCTTGCCGAGCGCTACAGCTTCGGCCAGCTGCGCACCTCGCACGAACAGAACATCATCCTCGCCGATGTCGAGCAGAGCCAGCTGCACGCGCTGTGGCTGGAGCTGCGTGAAAACGGTTTCGCCACGCCGAACATCGGCCTGCTGACCGACATCATCTGCTGCCCTGGCGGTGACTTCTGCTCCCTGGCCAACGCCAAGTCGATCCCGATTGCCGAATCCATCCAGCGCCGTTTCGACGACCTGGACTACCTGTTCGACATCGGCGAACTGGACCTAAACATCTCCGGCTGCATGAACGCCTGTGGTCACCACCACGTCGGCCACATCGGCATTCTCGGGGTGGACAAGAAAGGCGAAGAGTTCTACCAGGTCTCCCTCGGTGGCAGCGCCAGCCGCGACGCCAGCCTGGGCAAGATCCTCGGCCCTTCCTTTGCCCAGGACGACATGCCGGATGTGATCGAGAAGCTGATTGACGTCTACGTTGAAAAACGTACCGAAGACGAGCGCTTCATCGACACCTACCAGCGTATTGGCATCGACCCTTTCAAGGAACGCGTCTATGCAGCGAATCATTAA
- a CDS encoding ABC transporter substrate-binding protein: protein MLKALCQSLCLSLPLAASAQAASVVFLNPGYSNETFWVSYSNFMQAAAKDLGMQLRIEYSERQPELALNQARQVLEGKQRPDYLVLVNEQYVAPEIIRLSRGSGVKLFLVNNGLTQDQAELIRANPDKYPPMLGTLVGNDEQAGYQMLKELIALHLREGSQQPIELLAFSGLKTTPAAQLREQGMRRALAEHPQVRLRQVVYGGWGQQRAYEQAQQLLKRYPKIELVWSANDEMAFGAMQAFVEAGRTPGKDVLFSAVNSSPQALQARIDGRLSVLMGGHFSLGGWAMVLLHDDALNLPIDRDGQRDHQVPVLQLIDPVRARRWLALHGQADYGLDFNRFSAQGHPAEYRYPFLSAPVKY, encoded by the coding sequence ATGCTCAAGGCCTTGTGCCAAAGCCTGTGCCTGAGTCTGCCGCTGGCTGCCAGCGCGCAAGCCGCGTCGGTGGTTTTTCTCAATCCGGGGTATTCCAATGAAACTTTCTGGGTCAGCTATTCGAACTTCATGCAGGCCGCCGCCAAGGATCTGGGCATGCAGTTGCGCATCGAATACAGCGAGCGGCAACCGGAGCTGGCGCTGAATCAGGCGCGGCAAGTGCTTGAAGGCAAGCAGCGTCCTGATTATCTGGTGCTGGTCAATGAGCAGTACGTGGCCCCCGAAATCATTCGCCTGTCACGGGGGAGCGGGGTCAAGCTGTTTCTGGTCAATAACGGTCTGACCCAAGACCAGGCCGAGTTGATTCGCGCTAACCCGGACAAGTACCCGCCAATGCTTGGCACGTTGGTGGGTAACGATGAACAGGCCGGTTACCAGATGCTCAAGGAACTGATTGCCCTGCACCTGCGTGAAGGCTCGCAGCAGCCGATCGAGTTGCTGGCGTTTTCCGGCCTCAAGACCACTCCCGCCGCGCAGTTGCGCGAGCAGGGTATGCGCCGGGCCCTGGCCGAACATCCGCAGGTACGCTTGCGTCAGGTGGTGTATGGCGGCTGGGGTCAGCAACGGGCTTATGAGCAGGCGCAGCAATTGTTGAAGCGCTACCCGAAGATCGAACTGGTCTGGTCGGCCAACGACGAGATGGCCTTTGGTGCCATGCAGGCGTTTGTCGAAGCCGGCCGCACGCCCGGCAAGGATGTCCTGTTCAGTGCCGTCAACAGTTCCCCGCAAGCACTGCAGGCGCGAATCGACGGGCGTCTCAGCGTGCTGATGGGCGGGCACTTCTCTCTGGGTGGCTGGGCCATGGTGTTGCTGCACGATGATGCGCTGAATCTGCCAATTGATCGGGATGGGCAGCGCGATCACCAGGTGCCGGTGCTGCAGTTGATTGATCCGGTGCGTGCCCGGCGCTGGTTGGCTCTTCACGGCCAGGCCGACTACGGGCTGGACTTCAACCGTTTCAGCGCTCAGGGCCATCCTGCCGAGTACCGCTATCCATTCTTGAGTGCACCGGTCAAATATTGA
- a CDS encoding DUF934 domain-containing protein, which yields MQRIIKNNEIVDETWHLLPKDFNIDEVTNCDDYIVPLQLWREHGHMLKARDGGLGVWLDADEEAEEIGHVANEFQVIALNFPAFTDGRNYSNARLLRDRYKFTGELRAIGDVLRDQLFYMKRCGFDAFALRADKDPVEALESLKDFSVTYQAATDEPQPLFRRR from the coding sequence ATGCAGCGAATCATTAAGAACAACGAAATCGTCGACGAAACCTGGCACCTGCTGCCCAAGGACTTCAACATCGACGAAGTGACCAACTGCGACGACTACATCGTGCCATTGCAGTTGTGGCGTGAACACGGCCATATGCTCAAGGCCCGCGACGGCGGCCTGGGCGTATGGCTGGACGCCGACGAAGAGGCCGAAGAGATCGGCCACGTCGCCAACGAGTTCCAGGTTATCGCCCTGAACTTCCCGGCTTTCACTGACGGACGCAACTACTCCAATGCGCGTCTGCTGCGTGATCGCTACAAGTTCACCGGTGAGCTGCGCGCCATTGGCGACGTGCTGCGCGACCAGCTGTTCTACATGAAACGCTGCGGTTTCGACGCCTTCGCCCTGCGGGCCGACAAAGACCCGGTTGAAGCGCTGGAAAGTCTCAAGGACTTCTCGGTGACCTACCAGGCCGCAACCGACGAACCGCAACCGCTGTTCCGTCGCCGTTGA